The Mucilaginibacter defluvii genome contains the following window.
GCGCCGAAACCTCGGCCGCGACCGATAATATCATCATTCAGTACACGCAACGCGCCGAAATGTATTTTTTCAGGATCATAATATGGGCCAAAACTGAACGAAAACTTAGCCTTTAACCAACCAATATCGTTATAACCGCGTTTATCAGCAGGATGAAATATCTTTTTCATATCAATGTTGTTTAATATATGTTTAAACATTCAATATTTATTCCACAAATTAATTATGTGTATTTTTGCATAATTTTTTCAACATTATGGCATATAAAGCTATCATAGCAGGCGCAAGCGGACTTATTGGCAGTAACTTACTGACCATTCTTTTGCAGCACCCTGAATATGACGAAATTTTGGTGCTAACGCGCAGGCAGTTGCCGGTTGAACATAAAAAGCTGATACAGGCCGTGATCGACTTTAACGATCTGGACAGGTATAGCAATCTAATTAATGGGCATGCGCTGTTTTGTGCTTTGGGCACAACGCAAAAGCAAACGCCCGACCGCAATCAGTACCGGCAAATAGATCATGACTACCCGGTAAAACTCGCACAATTAGCAGCTAAAAATAGCGTTAAGCAATATCACTTGGTATCAGCCATCGGCGCGAACGCACAATCTTCAAATTTTTATTTAAAAACTAAGGGAGAGGCTGAAACGGATATTAAGTCTGCCGGTGTTGAAAGCACATACATCTACCAGCCTTCATTTTTAGAAGGAGATCGTGATCAACCCCGGCTCGGCGAAAAAATCGCAAAGGTGGTATTTACCGTATTCAATCCGCTGTTATTGGGTGGGTTTAAAAAGTACAAGAGCATTAAGGCTGGAACTGTTGCCAGGGCAATGCTTAACCAATCATTAACAGTTAACAAAGGGGTGTTTGTTTACACCACGGATAAAATAAAACAATTAGCGTGAGCACGTATATTTCAGGAGAAAATTTAGGCCATTCATTTCATGACCACTGGCTGTTTAAAAACATGACCATCGGTATCAACCGCGGTCGTAGGGTAGCCTTAGTGGGCGTTAATGGCGCAGGTAAATCAACCCTGTTAAAAATATTGTCGGGCAAGCTCAACCCTACCGAGGGGAAGGCTGTGCGTGC
Protein-coding sequences here:
- a CDS encoding NAD(P)H-binding protein; the protein is MAYKAIIAGASGLIGSNLLTILLQHPEYDEILVLTRRQLPVEHKKLIQAVIDFNDLDRYSNLINGHALFCALGTTQKQTPDRNQYRQIDHDYPVKLAQLAAKNSVKQYHLVSAIGANAQSSNFYLKTKGEAETDIKSAGVESTYIYQPSFLEGDRDQPRLGEKIAKVVFTVFNPLLLGGFKKYKSIKAGTVARAMLNQSLTVNKGVFVYTTDKIKQLA